A region of the Variovorax sp. 54 genome:
CCAGCGATCGCACGAACCGACAAACCCGGCAGCACCCCAACGCCGCACCGCAGCACGCGATACAGCCTCAATTCGGCGATCACGAAGGGAGCACGCCCTCGACCCCGACGAGGCCGGAGCCGCCATGGCCTTGACCTCCTCGGTTTGGACGGCCGAGGGCGCGCAATCGAGGAAATCAGCATCGCGCTCAGCGTGCCGTTTCGCGAAGGCGGAAAAAGAGATTTGGTGCATGGCGGCTCCGGTGGCAGAATTACTAGACCTGCTAACGCTTAGCAAAGTTGCTAACGTAAGAGGATATTAGCAAAGGTGCTATCTATGAGCCAATTGAATATTCTTATCGAGCAAGCAGCATCGATAGCTGGAAGCGAATACAAGCTCGCTCAGGTGCTGGGCATGCAGCAGCCAACGATCAGTGCGTGGAAGAGTGGGAAGCGGGCATGCAGCCCGACGGACCGCGCAGCACTAGCCGATATCGCGGGGAAGGACCCGGCAGCCGAGGCGCTAGAAGGCGTAATCGCAGGGATCGACCTGGACACACCAAAAGGACAGCGAGCAAAGGCGGCGCTTACGAAAGCGCTTGCCCGGATTCAAAAACTGTAATGACCGACACCGAGTACATGGACCACGCCGAGGCGGCACTTGCCGCCATCGAGCAGGGCTGCGACCGCATCAACGACGCGACCGACGCCGACATCGACAACCAGCGGGTCGGCGGAATGATCACGATGTCGTTCCAGAACGGCAGCCAATTGATCGTGAACCTGCAGAAGCCGCTGCATGAAATCTGGCTGGCGGCACGCTCCGGCGGCTACCACTACCGGCACGACGGCCGGGTGTGGGTGGACACCAAGACCGGCGAGGAGTTCTTCGGCAACCTCTCCCGTGAGGCGACCCTGCAGGCGGGGCTGCCGCTGGTGTTCGCGGCGGCCTGAGCCGCCGCTTCCCGCCGCTTTCCTTCTTTTTTGATCAGTTCCTGAACAGGTCGAGGATGCGGTTGCGCTCCTCGGGCGGCGCGGGCGCGCTGATCGCCGGGCCACTCAGGGCTTCCGCAGGGGCCACCGGCGCAGAAGACTCCACGCCCAGGCTCGACACGCCGCGGCCTGGCGCGTAGTCGTCGTAGTACCACTCGCCGCCGACGGTCACGATGCCCGAGGGCGGCGTGGTCGACAGGTCGGTCACAGGCACGCCCTTGAGGGCGGTTTCCATGTAGTTGATCCAGATCGGCAGGCTCAGGCCGCCGCCGGTTTCGCGGTCGCCCAGGTTGCGCGGCGTGTCGTAGCCGATCCACGAGATCGCCGTCATGGTGGGCTGGAAGCCTGCGAACCAGGCGTCGAGCGAGTCGTTGGTGGTGCCGGTCTTGCCGTAGAGGTCGGGTCGCTTGAGCATCGCCTGCGCCTTTGCGGCCGTGCCGGCGCGCGTGATGGACTGCAGCAGCGTGTCCATGATGAAGGCGTTGCGCTGCGGGATGGCGCGCGACGTTTCATTCAGCAGCGGCGGCTGGACGTCGACCAGCACGCGGTCTTTGTGGTCGGTGATGCGGGTCACGAGGTACGGATTCACGCGGTAGCCGCCGTTGGCGAACACCGAGTAGCCCACCGCCATCTGCATCGGCGTGACGGCACCGGCGCCCAGTGCCATCGGCAGGTAGGCGGGGTGCTTGTCCTTGTCGAAGCCGAAGTTGGTGATCCAGTCTTGCGCGTAGCGCGTGCCGATGGATTGCAGGATGCGGATCGACACGAGGTTGCGCGACTTCATCAGCGCCGTGCGCATCGACAT
Encoded here:
- the cyaY gene encoding iron donor protein CyaY, with amino-acid sequence MTDTEYMDHAEAALAAIEQGCDRINDATDADIDNQRVGGMITMSFQNGSQLIVNLQKPLHEIWLAARSGGYHYRHDGRVWVDTKTGEEFFGNLSREATLQAGLPLVFAAA
- a CDS encoding helix-turn-helix domain-containing protein, with the protein product MSQLNILIEQAASIAGSEYKLAQVLGMQQPTISAWKSGKRACSPTDRAALADIAGKDPAAEALEGVIAGIDLDTPKGQRAKAALTKALARIQKL